A genome region from Triticum aestivum cultivar Chinese Spring chromosome 2B, IWGSC CS RefSeq v2.1, whole genome shotgun sequence includes the following:
- the LOC123041297 gene encoding uncharacterized protein isoform X1: MANSCREHKRGVPRPPPLSLFIAREQEPAVAWTHPAAADNSNKKRMLSKQLSMKETTREVKWEKRRRQIQRQRSSMGLYDADRVGCANMHATANGVTDEDLDELKGSMELGFGFNEENGGQNLCDTLPALDLYFAVNRQLSEPKMRVCSRSLPSLSVVTSSSSMHSGTPSPAGSPTAQPSLLDSLKISSPAGENPQLIKTRLRQWAQVVACSVKHSS; this comes from the exons ATGGCCAACAGCTGCAGAGAACACAAGCGTGGCGTTCCACGTCCACCACCATTGTCGCTCTTCATTGCTAGGGAGCAAGAGCCAGCGGTCGCGTGGACACACCCGGCTGCTGCCGACAACAGCAACAAGAAGAGGATGTTGTCCAAGCAGCTTTCCATGAAGGAGACCACCCGGGAGGTCAAGTGGGAGAAGCGGCGGCGGCAGATACAACGACAAAGGAGCAGCATGGGCCTGTACGATGCCGACCGCGTGGGATGCGCTAACATGCACGCCACTGCGAACGGTGTGACTGACGAGGACCTGGATGAGCTTAAGGGATCCATGGAGCTTGGCTTCGGGTTCAACGAGGAGAACGGAGGCCAGAACCTTTGTGACACGCTCCCTGCCCTCGATCTGTATTTCGCCGTCAACCGACAGCTATCTGAGCCAAAGATGCGGGTGTGCAGCCGCTCATTGCCTTCCCTTTCTGTGGTGACCTCCTCATCATCCATGCACTCCGGCACACCGAGCCCGGCCGGCAGTCCTACCGCTCAGCCCTCCCTCCTTGACTCATTGAAAATTAGCAGTCCAG CAGGCGAGAACCCGCAGCTTATCAAGACAAGGCTAAGGCAGTGGGCTCAGGTAGTGGCTTGTTCAGTGAAGCACTCCAGCTGA
- the LOC123041297 gene encoding uncharacterized protein isoform X2, with product MANSCREHKRGVPRPPPLSLFIAREQEPAVAWTHPAAADNSNKKRMLSKQLSMKETTREVKWEKRRRQIQRQRSSMGLYDADRVGCANMHATANGVTDEDLDELKGSMELGFGFNEENGGQNLCDTLPALDLYFAVNRQLSEPKMRVCSRSLPSLSVVTSSSSMHSGTPSPAGSPTAQPSLLDSLKISSPGENPQLIKTRLRQWAQVVACSVKHSS from the exons ATGGCCAACAGCTGCAGAGAACACAAGCGTGGCGTTCCACGTCCACCACCATTGTCGCTCTTCATTGCTAGGGAGCAAGAGCCAGCGGTCGCGTGGACACACCCGGCTGCTGCCGACAACAGCAACAAGAAGAGGATGTTGTCCAAGCAGCTTTCCATGAAGGAGACCACCCGGGAGGTCAAGTGGGAGAAGCGGCGGCGGCAGATACAACGACAAAGGAGCAGCATGGGCCTGTACGATGCCGACCGCGTGGGATGCGCTAACATGCACGCCACTGCGAACGGTGTGACTGACGAGGACCTGGATGAGCTTAAGGGATCCATGGAGCTTGGCTTCGGGTTCAACGAGGAGAACGGAGGCCAGAACCTTTGTGACACGCTCCCTGCCCTCGATCTGTATTTCGCCGTCAACCGACAGCTATCTGAGCCAAAGATGCGGGTGTGCAGCCGCTCATTGCCTTCCCTTTCTGTGGTGACCTCCTCATCATCCATGCACTCCGGCACACCGAGCCCGGCCGGCAGTCCTACCGCTCAGCCCTCCCTCCTTGACTCATTGAAAATTAGCAGTCCAG GCGAGAACCCGCAGCTTATCAAGACAAGGCTAAGGCAGTGGGCTCAGGTAGTGGCTTGTTCAGTGAAGCACTCCAGCTGA